In Gloeocapsa sp. PCC 73106, the following proteins share a genomic window:
- a CDS encoding DUF6515 family protein, translating to MRKKSFFTFFLLTICLCLQNLIPLQIALAGRDFQRGSTRTGSHNSSGKNVSRNRNTNHSSISRENVGHPDNFEGGNRSRDNREEINGNLSREDRQDYQGNNREDRQDYQDANREDRQDYQDANREDRQDYQDERWDEREDWREDRWDDIDDWRDDPWDYSYDWDDWAERRFWYGVGVSLITLPAAAIALSAGGNDYYYYDGVYMEPQGSSYIVTSAPVDARISELPDGYLPLMVDEQPYYYYGGAFYQEVSGGYLVVEPPAGAVVPFIPDGYTKTEVNGKTYFEYAGVTYQGFYDGGDLLYKVIN from the coding sequence ATGAGAAAAAAATCTTTTTTTACTTTTTTTCTACTAACGATTTGCCTCTGTTTACAAAATCTAATACCTCTACAAATAGCTTTAGCAGGGAGAGATTTTCAGAGAGGTTCAACAAGAACAGGAAGTCATAATAGTAGCGGTAAAAATGTCTCAAGAAATCGCAATACCAATCACTCTTCAATTTCCCGAGAGAATGTAGGACATCCTGACAATTTTGAAGGAGGGAATAGAAGCCGGGACAATCGAGAAGAAATCAACGGTAATCTGAGCAGAGAAGATCGTCAAGATTACCAAGGTAACAATCGAGAAGATCGTCAAGATTATCAGGACGCAAATCGAGAAGATCGCCAAGATTATCAGGACGCGAATAGAGAAGATCGTCAAGATTATCAAGACGAACGCTGGGATGAACGGGAAGATTGGCGAGAAGATCGCTGGGATGATATTGACGATTGGAGAGATGATCCCTGGGATTATTCTTATGATTGGGATGATTGGGCAGAAAGGCGTTTTTGGTATGGAGTAGGCGTGAGTTTAATAACTTTGCCTGCGGCTGCGATCGCCTTATCTGCTGGAGGTAATGACTACTACTACTATGACGGTGTTTATATGGAACCCCAAGGATCAAGTTATATAGTTACCTCAGCACCTGTTGATGCTAGGATTTCTGAACTTCCTGATGGTTATCTACCCCTGATGGTGGATGAACAACCCTATTATTACTATGGAGGTGCTTTTTATCAAGAAGTCTCAGGGGGTTATTTAGTAGTCGAGCCTCCTGCTGGGGCTGTAGTTCCATTTATTCCCGATGGATATACAAAAACTGAAGTTAACGGCAAAACTTATTTTGAGTACGCCGGGGTAACGTATCAAGGTTTCTATGATGGGGGTGATCTGCTTTACAAAGTCATTAATTAA
- the hypA gene encoding hydrogenase maturation nickel metallochaperone HypA: MHETDMTKALLITVRDWWESQPETYKITQIHLTVGRFTCVEPASLQFAFEVQTRNTFLEGAQLLIKETPLIAFCHHCQKEYAPAIGIQYACPVCRSPMEEIRSGRELKIERIEGVQKTH; encoded by the coding sequence ATGCACGAAACGGACATGACTAAGGCTTTACTAATCACGGTGCGCGATTGGTGGGAATCACAGCCTGAAACTTATAAAATTACGCAGATTCATCTGACGGTGGGACGGTTTACCTGTGTTGAACCCGCTAGCTTGCAATTTGCTTTTGAAGTCCAAACTCGCAATACCTTTCTCGAAGGTGCCCAACTCCTGATTAAAGAAACCCCTTTAATCGCCTTTTGTCACCATTGCCAAAAAGAATATGCTCCCGCAATTGGTATTCAGTACGCCTGTCCAGTATGTCGATCGCCTATGGAGGAGATTCGTTCTGGTCGAGAACTGAAAATTGAGCGAATTGAGGGAGTGCAGAAAACGCACTAA
- a CDS encoding DUF5602 domain-containing protein, producing the protein MDKANKNLTALTAFIALAVTTAVLALNFKPTVQIYGEQEQLGDGVIQTYVTLNEQKYPTEIGVMFTQASLSGLPTTPIEYELSLPSEALASTFRYVIVSWNPQGHEPIGIYDVPHFDFHFYSLSSEARQKITAMGEDLVRVSKPPLKEFMPFGYIPEGTPPAPKEGNHWINSYSSEFQGKAFTHTLIYGTYDGAIVFIEPMLTKALLETKPKLKELINLPQEFAQTGYYPTAYSVRYNQAQQVYTVSLDNLTLRYPQ; encoded by the coding sequence ATGGACAAAGCTAATAAAAACTTGACCGCACTTACTGCTTTTATTGCTCTAGCTGTGACAACAGCAGTACTTGCTCTAAATTTCAAACCAACTGTTCAAATATATGGAGAACAAGAACAACTTGGTGATGGAGTTATACAAACCTATGTAACCTTGAATGAGCAAAAATATCCTACAGAGATTGGAGTTATGTTCACTCAAGCCAGTCTTTCAGGACTACCAACAACTCCCATTGAGTACGAGTTGTCTCTTCCATCGGAAGCTTTAGCCTCAACATTTCGATATGTTATTGTAAGTTGGAATCCACAAGGACATGAACCTATAGGTATTTATGATGTACCCCATTTTGATTTTCATTTTTATTCTCTAAGTAGCGAAGCAAGACAGAAGATTACAGCTATGGGAGAGGATTTAGTTAGGGTATCCAAACCACCTTTAAAAGAATTCATGCCTTTTGGCTATATCCCAGAAGGGACTCCTCCTGCGCCCAAAGAGGGAAACCATTGGATAAATAGCTATTCTTCAGAATTTCAGGGAAAAGCTTTTACCCATACCCTAATTTACGGAACTTATGACGGTGCAATTGTGTTTATAGAACCAATGCTCACCAAAGCTTTACTTGAAACTAAGCCCAAACTAAAGGAATTAATTAATCTCCCACAAGAATTCGCTCAGACAGGTTACTATCCGACTGCTTATAGTGTTAGATACAATCAAGCTCAACAAGTCTATACAGTTTCTTTGGATAATCTGACCCTCCGTTATCCTCAATAA
- the hypB gene encoding hydrogenase nickel incorporation protein HypB, with protein MHQTFEAALGVNLLHANQVGASHNREHFDQWGIVCLNLMSSPGSGKTLLLERTLEKLSPELKIAVIEGDMTTELDAERLREYQVPVIAINTGRSCHLDAKMVAGGIHRLAYEYDPTDFDLVLVENVGNLVCPAEFEVGEHAKVALLSITEGEDKPLKYPVMFQEADCLLITKMDLAPYLEIDLDRIISNVRQMNPTVTIIPVSAKTGLGLEDWFKWLKNQVDLD; from the coding sequence ATGCACCAAACCTTTGAAGCAGCGCTAGGAGTCAATCTACTCCACGCTAATCAAGTCGGAGCATCCCATAACCGAGAACATTTCGATCAATGGGGTATTGTTTGCTTAAATCTGATGAGTAGTCCAGGATCAGGAAAAACTCTATTACTAGAACGCACCCTAGAAAAACTCAGCCCGGAGTTAAAAATTGCGGTGATCGAAGGTGATATGACCACTGAACTCGACGCGGAACGTCTCAGAGAGTATCAAGTCCCCGTCATTGCCATTAATACGGGTCGTTCCTGTCATTTGGACGCCAAAATGGTAGCAGGAGGCATTCACCGACTCGCCTATGAATATGATCCCACAGACTTTGATTTAGTTTTGGTGGAAAATGTCGGTAATTTGGTTTGTCCTGCTGAATTCGAAGTAGGAGAACACGCCAAAGTTGCTTTACTCAGCATTACAGAAGGAGAAGATAAACCATTGAAATATCCTGTAATGTTTCAGGAAGCAGACTGTTTATTAATTACCAAAATGGATCTAGCTCCCTATTTAGAAATTGATCTAGATCGCATCATTAGTAATGTACGTCAAATGAATCCTACTGTCACAATTATTCCTGTTTCTGCTAAGACAGGATTGGGATTAGAAGATTGGTTTAAATGGTTAAAAAATCAAGTTGATCTGGATTAA
- a CDS encoding ABC transporter substrate-binding protein, which yields MKLRGIRSSLSLFIITLFLTIACTNPAVYIKTTTESQIGATAEVGAVRLGFSAWPGWFPWEVAQEKGIFKANQVAVDLKWFDGYLESISTLTAEQIDANSQTLGDTISSVVGGAEQVVVLVNDNSVGNDKVIVAEGINSVEDLTGKKVAAEEGTVDHFLLLLGLKEAGMSPQDIEFIPLETGKAASAFVGEQVDAVAVFAPFTTQALKRPGSKELFSSKDFPGAISDHLVFTREFVAESPDKVQAIVDAWFATIEAIQTNPERATEIMAKRAGVSVGEYQEYADGTKLFTVEENLKAFIPGNDMTSLHYAAEKIGEFLVEVGLANNEPDLSNLFDDRFVKAHAAKYKS from the coding sequence ATGAAATTACGAGGAATAAGATCAAGTTTATCACTTTTTATCATTACCCTATTCTTGACGATCGCTTGTACCAATCCTGCGGTTTACATCAAAACCACCACTGAATCTCAAATTGGCGCTACTGCGGAAGTTGGTGCGGTTCGCTTAGGGTTTAGTGCTTGGCCAGGATGGTTTCCCTGGGAAGTAGCTCAAGAAAAAGGAATATTCAAAGCCAACCAAGTGGCCGTAGATCTCAAATGGTTTGATGGTTATTTAGAATCTATCAGTACCTTAACTGCGGAACAAATTGACGCCAACAGTCAAACATTGGGAGATACGATCAGTTCAGTAGTAGGTGGTGCTGAGCAAGTAGTTGTTTTAGTCAATGATAACTCTGTAGGCAATGATAAGGTAATTGTTGCAGAGGGTATAAACTCTGTTGAAGATCTAACAGGCAAAAAAGTCGCCGCAGAAGAAGGTACAGTGGATCATTTTCTGTTGTTACTGGGATTAAAAGAAGCAGGGATGTCACCACAAGATATCGAGTTTATTCCCCTAGAAACTGGTAAAGCGGCTTCTGCTTTTGTCGGGGAACAAGTAGATGCTGTCGCCGTTTTTGCTCCTTTTACTACCCAAGCTTTAAAACGCCCTGGAAGTAAAGAATTATTTAGTTCCAAAGACTTTCCTGGTGCTATTTCTGATCATTTAGTTTTTACGCGTGAATTCGTCGCAGAAAGCCCAGATAAAGTACAGGCGATCGTCGATGCTTGGTTTGCCACAATCGAAGCTATTCAAACTAATCCCGAAAGAGCCACTGAAATCATGGCAAAAAGGGCAGGTGTTTCGGTAGGTGAATATCAAGAATATGCTGATGGCACGAAGCTGTTTACGGTTGAAGAAAATCTGAAAGCCTTTATTCCGGGAAATGATATGACATCTCTACACTATGCTGCCGAAAAAATTGGGGAATTCCTCGTTGAAGTAGGTTTAGCCAATAACGAACCCGATCTGAGTAATTTATTTGACGATCGCTTTGTTAAAGCCCACGCCGCTAAATACAAATCCTAG
- a CDS encoding ABC transporter permease — protein MTTNKLQPTVFWRLAEDIPKPLYTVLTITSIALPLLLWWLVTTLGNIDPKFLPSPGKVAEAFGRLWSTRELLKDTVASLWRVGVGFIWASLLSIPVGVLMGSFPSIRALFEPLFGLMRYMPAPAFIPLLILYLGIGEEPKITLIFIGVFFFNSLMVMDTVKFVPKDLIEATYILGGSRWQTLTQVIFPHVLPGILDACRINLAAAWQLVIVSELIASTEGLGRRISVAGRFLRTDEIFVGLIVIGVIGLSFDFLFQYLLRVSCKWSSQKR, from the coding sequence ATGACAACTAACAAGTTACAACCCACAGTCTTTTGGCGACTAGCTGAAGATATCCCAAAACCTCTATATACAGTCTTAACCATTACCTCAATCGCCCTCCCCCTCTTATTATGGTGGTTAGTTACTACCTTGGGTAACATTGATCCGAAATTTTTACCTTCACCAGGTAAAGTTGCAGAAGCCTTTGGGCGTCTTTGGAGCACTCGAGAATTATTAAAAGATACAGTAGCTAGTCTATGGCGGGTGGGAGTCGGTTTTATCTGGGCTTCTTTGCTTTCTATTCCCGTTGGGGTATTGATGGGCAGTTTCCCCAGTATTCGCGCCTTGTTCGAGCCTTTATTTGGTTTGATGCGTTATATGCCAGCCCCTGCCTTTATCCCCTTGCTAATCCTCTATTTAGGGATTGGGGAAGAACCGAAAATTACGCTGATTTTTATCGGGGTTTTCTTCTTTAATTCCCTAATGGTGATGGATACGGTAAAGTTTGTTCCCAAAGATCTCATTGAAGCTACCTATATCCTAGGAGGGAGTCGTTGGCAAACTCTGACTCAAGTCATTTTCCCCCATGTTTTACCAGGAATTCTGGATGCTTGTCGTATCAACTTAGCTGCGGCGTGGCAATTAGTAATTGTCTCTGAATTAATCGCTTCTACCGAAGGTTTAGGTCGTCGAATTAGTGTAGCAGGACGTTTTTTAAGAACCGATGAAATCTTTGTCGGCTTGATTGTAATCGGAGTTATTGGTCTGAGTTTTGATTTTTTATTCCAATATCTCTTGCGAGTTAGTTGTAAGTGGTCGAGTCAAAAACGCTAA
- a CDS encoding DUF2092 domain-containing protein, whose product MKRNQFSEFVTFCRRLVFQSSLVGLFTLVNIQEILAEQVIIIEPKAETVLGKMIDYLNDQESLSFTAEITQDSILDSGQKIQIGAYSIFRVRRPNKIWIDYQGDRRHARFYFDGNIFTLEDVDKKVYARIVVDTDLNGLFNFADTQLNLTIPLEELIANDNDLEDIKSRINQGTYLGISFVNRFPCYHLAFTQDNLDWQIWIQIGDQPIPKKFLITYKNLPGSPQYSAIMSDWNFEPIPIAAPIFSFEPMQNYQEIEFLLPTTIEQP is encoded by the coding sequence ATGAAACGTAATCAATTCAGTGAGTTCGTCACTTTTTGTCGCAGACTAGTTTTTCAAAGTAGCCTAGTAGGACTATTTACTTTAGTTAATATCCAAGAGATTTTAGCAGAGCAAGTAATCATAATTGAACCTAAAGCAGAAACAGTTTTAGGAAAAATGATAGATTATTTGAACGATCAAGAATCTTTGAGTTTTACTGCTGAAATTACCCAAGATTCAATTCTTGATTCTGGACAAAAAATTCAAATAGGAGCTTACAGTATTTTCAGGGTGAGAAGACCTAATAAAATTTGGATAGATTATCAAGGAGATCGCCGTCACGCCAGATTTTACTTTGACGGTAATATTTTTACCCTGGAAGATGTCGACAAAAAAGTATATGCAAGAATTGTAGTTGATACGGATCTTAATGGGCTCTTCAATTTTGCAGATACTCAATTAAATTTGACCATACCTTTAGAAGAATTAATCGCTAACGATAACGATTTAGAGGATATCAAGAGCAGAATTAATCAAGGTACTTATCTTGGCATTAGCTTTGTTAATCGCTTCCCCTGTTATCATCTAGCCTTTACTCAGGATAATCTTGATTGGCAAATTTGGATTCAAATTGGTGATCAACCAATACCTAAAAAATTCCTGATAACTTATAAAAATCTCCCTGGTTCTCCTCAGTATAGTGCAATAATGTCAGACTGGAATTTTGAGCCAATTCCTATTGCTGCACCAATTTTTTCCTTTGAACCCATGCAAAATTATCAAGAAATTGAGTTTTTATTACCGACCACAATCGAACAACCTTAG
- a CDS encoding ABC transporter ATP-binding protein yields MYLKITNLYKNFETKQGNLVVLKDINMDIEESEFICAVGASGSGKSTLLRQIAGLDQPTSGDVKIDGKPVTGPGPDRGMVFQHYTLYPWMNIQENTEFGLKLQGIPSKEKRERASYYLNVVGLTKFAKSLPKELSGGMKQRAAIARALVCEPKVLLMDEPFGALDVHTKESMHDFMLDLWKRTKITIFMITHDVEEAVFLSNRIYALGARPGTVRREIVVNLPERSRQIKRQSIFHDYRDELMDLLRSHGQEAIANAA; encoded by the coding sequence ATGTATCTAAAAATTACCAATTTATACAAAAATTTTGAAACCAAACAAGGCAATTTGGTTGTTCTCAAAGATATCAACATGGATATTGAAGAAAGTGAATTTATCTGCGCCGTCGGGGCTTCAGGTTCAGGGAAATCTACTCTACTTCGTCAAATAGCAGGACTCGATCAACCTACCAGTGGTGATGTCAAAATCGATGGCAAACCCGTCACAGGACCAGGACCAGATCGCGGTATGGTTTTTCAACACTATACTCTGTACCCCTGGATGAATATTCAAGAAAACACCGAATTTGGACTAAAATTGCAGGGAATTCCCAGTAAAGAAAAACGAGAAAGGGCGAGTTATTATCTTAACGTTGTTGGATTAACAAAATTCGCCAAATCCCTACCCAAAGAACTCTCTGGCGGGATGAAACAACGAGCCGCGATCGCCCGCGCTTTGGTCTGCGAACCCAAAGTATTATTAATGGATGAACCTTTTGGCGCTTTAGATGTTCATACCAAAGAATCAATGCACGATTTTATGTTAGATCTATGGAAACGCACTAAAATTACGATCTTCATGATTACCCATGATGTCGAAGAAGCCGTTTTCTTATCCAATCGAATCTATGCTTTAGGTGCGCGTCCAGGAACCGTCAGACGGGAAATTGTCGTCAATTTACCAGAGCGATCCCGCCAGATTAAGCGTCAGAGCATTTTTCACGATTACAGAGATGAATTGATGGATTTACTGCGTTCACACGGTCAAGAAGCTATTGCTAACGCCGCCTAA